In Papio anubis isolate 15944 chromosome 17, Panubis1.0, whole genome shotgun sequence, the following are encoded in one genomic region:
- the TRAF4 gene encoding TNF receptor-associated factor 4: MPGFDYKFLEKPKRRLLCPLCGKPMREPVQVSTCGHRFCDTCLQEFLSEGVFKCPEDQLPLDYAKIYPDPELEVQVLGLPIRCIHSEEGCRWNGPLRHLQGHLNTCSFNVVPCPNRCPMKLSRRDLPAHLQHDCPKRRLKCEFCGCDFSGEAYESHEGMCPQESVYCENKCGARMMRRLLAQHATSECPKRTQPCTYCTKEFVFDTIQSHQYQCPRLPVPCPNQCGVGTVAREDLPGHLKDSCSTALVLCPFKDSGCKHRCPKLAMARHVEESVKPHLAMMCALVSRQRQELQELRRELEELSVGSDGVLIWKIGSYGRRLQEAKAKPNLECFSPAFYTHKYGYKLQVSAFLNGNGSGEGTHLSLYIRVLPGAFDNLLEWPFARRVTFSLLDQSDPGLAKPQHVTETFHPDPNWKNFQKPGTWRGSLDESSLGFGYPKFISHQDIRKRNYVRDDAVFIRAAVELPRKILS; the protein is encoded by the exons ATGCCTGGTTTCGACTACAAGTTCCTGGAGAAGCCCAAACGACGGCTGCTGTGCCCACTGTGCGGGAAGCCCATGCGCGAGCCTGTGCAGGTTTCCACCTGCGGCCACCGTTTCTGCGACACCTGCCTGCAGGAGTTCCTCAG TGAAGGCGTCTTCAAGTGCCCTGAGGACCAGCTTCCTCTGGACTATGCCAAG ATCTACCCAGACCCCGAGCTGGAAGTACAAGTATTGGGCCTGCCTATCCGCTGCATCCACAGTGAGGAGGGCTGCCGCTGGAATGGGCCACTACGCCATCTACAG GGCCACCTGAATACCTGCAGCTTCAACGTCGTTCCCTGCCCTAATCGCTGCCCCATGAAACTGAGCCGCCGTGATCTACCTGCACACTTGCAGCACGACTGCCCCAAGCGGCGCCTCAAGTGCGAGTTTTGTGGCTGTGACTTCAGTGGGGAGGCCTATGAG AGCCATGAGGGTATGTGCCCCCAAGAGAGTGTCTACTGTGAGAATAAGTGTGGTGCCCGCATGATGCGGCGGCTGCTGGCCCAGCATGCCACCTCTGAGTGCCCCAAGCGCACTCAGCCCTGCACCTACTGCACCAAGGAGTTCGTCTTTGACACCATCCAG AGCCACCAGTACCAGTGCCCAAGGCTGCCTGTTCCCTGCCCCAACCAGTGTGGTGTGGGCACTGTGGCCCGGGAGGACCTGCCAGGCCATCTGAAGGACAGCTGTAGCACTGCCCTGGTGCTCTGCCCATTCAAAGACTCCGGCTGCAAGCACAGG TGCCCTAAGCTGGCAATGGCACGGCATGTGGAGGAGAGTGTGAAGCCACATCTGGCCATGATGTGTGCCCTGGTAAGCCGGCAACGGCAGGAGCTGCAGGAGCTTCGGCGAGAGCTGGAGGAGCTATCAGTGGGCAGTGATGGCGTGCTCATCTGGAAGATTGGCAGCTATGGACGGCGGCTACAGGAGGCCAAGGCCAAGCCCAACCTTGAGTGCTTCAGCCCTGCCTTCTACACACATAAGTATGGTTACAAGCTGCAGGTGTCTGCATTCCTCAATGGCAATGGCAGTGGTGAGGGCACACACCTCTCACTGTACATTCGTGTGCTGCCTGGTGCCTTTGACAATCTCCTTGAGTGGCCCTTTGCCCGCCGTGTCACCTTCTCCCTGCTGGATCAGAGCGACCCTGGGCTGGCTAAACCACAGCACGTCACTGAGACCTTCCACCCTGACCCAAACTGGAAGAATTTCCAGAAGCCGGGCACGTGGCGGGGCTCCCTGGATGAGAGTTCTCTAGGCTTTGGTTATCCCAAGTTCATCTCTCACCAGGACATTCGAAAGCGAAACTATGTGCGGGATGATGCAGTCTTCATCCGTGCTGCTGTTGAACTGCCCCGGAAGATCCTCAGCTGA
- the FAM222B gene encoding protein FAM222B isoform X2, with amino-acid sequence MRTAHYPTPAELDAYAKKVANNPLTIKIFPNSVKVPQRKHVRRTVNGLDTSAQRYSPYPTQAATKAGLLAIVKVPAKSILKDFDGTRARLLPEAIMNPPVAPYATVAPSTLAHPQAQALARQQALQHAQTLAHAPPQTLQHPQGIPPPQALSHPQSLQQPQGLGHPQPMAQTQGLVHPQALAHQGLQHPHNPLLHGGRKMPDSDAPPNVTVSTSTIPLSMAATLQHSQPPDLSSIVHQINQFCQTRAGISTTSVCEGQIANPSPISRSLLINASTRVSTHSVPTPMPSCVVNPMEHTHAATAALPAAGPVNLPTGISRAPTGYPSDLKPVTWNQHQLAHLQQMCSEAGGTPAPGLTGKHAAGRELAGPGFVGKAPAYPQELCLAPSFHLKPPLEKPTPSPPVNGMAAPLAYPNGHYFQPLWNNILPTPNSDSSGSQDLAMPFHGGQPTGAPLDCAAAPGAHYRAGTGGGPVASQNSLMQTVDYLSGDFQQACFREQSLAMLSKAHRAPGNRAPDPTESRSLHIQHPGYR; translated from the coding sequence ATGAGAACTGCTCACTATCCTACCCCAGCCGAATTGGATGCATATGCTAAGAAGGTCGCAAACAACCCACTGACTATAAAAATCTTCCCCAACAGTGTGAAGGTTCCCCAGCGGAAACACGTTCGTCGTACTGTGAACGGCCTCGACACATCAGCCCAGCGCTACAGCCCCTACCCGACACAGGCTGCCACCAAGGCAGGCCTGCTTGCCATTGTCAAAGTGCCAGCCAAAAGCATACTCAAGGACTTTGACGGCACCCGAGCCCGGTTGCTCCCTGAGGCCATCATGAACCCCCCAGTGGCACCGTATGCTACTGTGGCACCCAGCACTTTAGCCCACCCCCAGGCCCAGGCTCTGGCCCGCCAGCAGGCCCTGCAGCATGCACAGACCCTGGCCCATGCCCCTCCCCAGACGCTGCAGCACCCTCAGGGTATCCCGCCACCCCAGGCACTGTCCCACCCTCAGAGCCTCCAGCAGCCTCAGGGCCTGGGCCACCCTCAGCCCATGGCCCAAACCCAGGGCTTGGTCCACCCTCAGGCCCTGGCTCACCAGGGTCTCCAGCACCCCCACAATCCCTTGCTGCATGGAGGCCGGAAGATGCCAGACTCAGATGCCCCCCCGAATGTGACCGTGTCTACCTCAACTATCCCCCTTTCAATGGCGGCCACTCTGCAGCACAGCCAGCCCCCGGACCTGAGTAGCATCGTGCACCAGATCAACCAGTTTTGCCAGACGAGGGCAGGCATCAGCACTACCTCAGTGTGTGAGGGCCAGATCGCCAACCCCAGCCCCATTAGTCGCAGTCTGCTCATCAATGCAAGCACCCGGGTGTCGACCCACAGCGTCCCCACACCAATGCCTTCATGTGTGGTCAATCCCATGGAGCACACCCATGCGGCCACTGCCGCGTTGCCTGCTGCAGGTCCTGTCAACCTGCCCACAGGCATCTCTCGCGCCCCCACTGGCTACCCTAGCGACCTCAAGCCAGTCACCTGGAACCAGCACCAGCTGGCCCACCTACAACAGATGTGCAGCGAGGCTGGTGGGACGCCAGCCCCTGGCCTGACAGGCAAGCATGCAGCAGGACGCGAGTTGGCAGGGCCTGGCTTTGTGGGCAAAGCCCCTGCCTACCCGCAAGAACTCTGCCTGGCGCCGTCCTTCCATCTGAAGCCACCCCTGGAAAAGCCGACCCCATCCCCACCAGTCAACGGCATGGCAGCCCCATTGGCCTACCCCAATGGCCACTACTTCCAACCCCTGTGGAACAACATTCTGCCCACTCCCAATAGCGACAGCTCGGGGTCTCAGGACCTCGCCATGCCGTTCCACGGTGGGCAGCCCACAGGTGCACCCCTCGACTGTGCAGCAGCTCCCGGGGCCCACTACCGAGCAGGGACCGGGGGCGGTCCAGTGGCAAGCCAGAACAGCTTAATGCAAACAGTGGATTACCTAAGTGGGGATTTCCAACAGGCCTGCTTCCGAGAACAGAGCCTGGCCATGCTGAGCAAGGCCCACCGAGCCCCTGGCAACCGAGCCCCCGATCCCACAGAGAGTCGAAGTCTTCATATTCAGCACCCAGGGTATAGATAG
- the FAM222B gene encoding protein FAM222B isoform X3 — protein MNPPVAPYATVAPSTLAHPQAQALARQQALQHAQTLAHAPPQTLQHPQGIPPPQALSHPQSLQQPQGLGHPQPMAQTQGLVHPQALAHQGLQHPHNPLLHGGRKMPDSDAPPNVTVSTSTIPLSMAATLQHSQPPDLSSIVHQINQFCQTRAGISTTSVCEGQIANPSPISRSLLINASTRVSTHSVPTPMPSCVVNPMEHTHAATAALPAAGPVNLPTGISRAPTGYPSDLKPVTWNQHQLAHLQQMCSEAGGTPAPGLTGKHAAGRELAGPGFVGKAPAYPQELCLAPSFHLKPPLEKPTPSPPVNGMAAPLAYPNGHYFQPLWNNILPTPNSDSSGSQDLAMPFHGGQPTGAPLDCAAAPGAHYRAGTGGGPVASQNSLMQTVDYLSGDFQQACFREQSLAMLSKAHRAPGNRAPDPTESRSLHIQHPGYR, from the coding sequence ATGAACCCCCCAGTGGCACCGTATGCTACTGTGGCACCCAGCACTTTAGCCCACCCCCAGGCCCAGGCTCTGGCCCGCCAGCAGGCCCTGCAGCATGCACAGACCCTGGCCCATGCCCCTCCCCAGACGCTGCAGCACCCTCAGGGTATCCCGCCACCCCAGGCACTGTCCCACCCTCAGAGCCTCCAGCAGCCTCAGGGCCTGGGCCACCCTCAGCCCATGGCCCAAACCCAGGGCTTGGTCCACCCTCAGGCCCTGGCTCACCAGGGTCTCCAGCACCCCCACAATCCCTTGCTGCATGGAGGCCGGAAGATGCCAGACTCAGATGCCCCCCCGAATGTGACCGTGTCTACCTCAACTATCCCCCTTTCAATGGCGGCCACTCTGCAGCACAGCCAGCCCCCGGACCTGAGTAGCATCGTGCACCAGATCAACCAGTTTTGCCAGACGAGGGCAGGCATCAGCACTACCTCAGTGTGTGAGGGCCAGATCGCCAACCCCAGCCCCATTAGTCGCAGTCTGCTCATCAATGCAAGCACCCGGGTGTCGACCCACAGCGTCCCCACACCAATGCCTTCATGTGTGGTCAATCCCATGGAGCACACCCATGCGGCCACTGCCGCGTTGCCTGCTGCAGGTCCTGTCAACCTGCCCACAGGCATCTCTCGCGCCCCCACTGGCTACCCTAGCGACCTCAAGCCAGTCACCTGGAACCAGCACCAGCTGGCCCACCTACAACAGATGTGCAGCGAGGCTGGTGGGACGCCAGCCCCTGGCCTGACAGGCAAGCATGCAGCAGGACGCGAGTTGGCAGGGCCTGGCTTTGTGGGCAAAGCCCCTGCCTACCCGCAAGAACTCTGCCTGGCGCCGTCCTTCCATCTGAAGCCACCCCTGGAAAAGCCGACCCCATCCCCACCAGTCAACGGCATGGCAGCCCCATTGGCCTACCCCAATGGCCACTACTTCCAACCCCTGTGGAACAACATTCTGCCCACTCCCAATAGCGACAGCTCGGGGTCTCAGGACCTCGCCATGCCGTTCCACGGTGGGCAGCCCACAGGTGCACCCCTCGACTGTGCAGCAGCTCCCGGGGCCCACTACCGAGCAGGGACCGGGGGCGGTCCAGTGGCAAGCCAGAACAGCTTAATGCAAACAGTGGATTACCTAAGTGGGGATTTCCAACAGGCCTGCTTCCGAGAACAGAGCCTGGCCATGCTGAGCAAGGCCCACCGAGCCCCTGGCAACCGAGCCCCCGATCCCACAGAGAGTCGAAGTCTTCATATTCAGCACCCAGGGTATAGATAG
- the FAM222B gene encoding protein FAM222B isoform X1, translated as MLACLPGPGDLSFQLLSHTQMNTGLQKWDTTQKMRTAHYPTPAELDAYAKKVANNPLTIKIFPNSVKVPQRKHVRRTVNGLDTSAQRYSPYPTQAATKAGLLAIVKVPAKSILKDFDGTRARLLPEAIMNPPVAPYATVAPSTLAHPQAQALARQQALQHAQTLAHAPPQTLQHPQGIPPPQALSHPQSLQQPQGLGHPQPMAQTQGLVHPQALAHQGLQHPHNPLLHGGRKMPDSDAPPNVTVSTSTIPLSMAATLQHSQPPDLSSIVHQINQFCQTRAGISTTSVCEGQIANPSPISRSLLINASTRVSTHSVPTPMPSCVVNPMEHTHAATAALPAAGPVNLPTGISRAPTGYPSDLKPVTWNQHQLAHLQQMCSEAGGTPAPGLTGKHAAGRELAGPGFVGKAPAYPQELCLAPSFHLKPPLEKPTPSPPVNGMAAPLAYPNGHYFQPLWNNILPTPNSDSSGSQDLAMPFHGGQPTGAPLDCAAAPGAHYRAGTGGGPVASQNSLMQTVDYLSGDFQQACFREQSLAMLSKAHRAPGNRAPDPTESRSLHIQHPGYR; from the coding sequence gGGACACTACACAGAAAATGAGAACTGCTCACTATCCTACCCCAGCCGAATTGGATGCATATGCTAAGAAGGTCGCAAACAACCCACTGACTATAAAAATCTTCCCCAACAGTGTGAAGGTTCCCCAGCGGAAACACGTTCGTCGTACTGTGAACGGCCTCGACACATCAGCCCAGCGCTACAGCCCCTACCCGACACAGGCTGCCACCAAGGCAGGCCTGCTTGCCATTGTCAAAGTGCCAGCCAAAAGCATACTCAAGGACTTTGACGGCACCCGAGCCCGGTTGCTCCCTGAGGCCATCATGAACCCCCCAGTGGCACCGTATGCTACTGTGGCACCCAGCACTTTAGCCCACCCCCAGGCCCAGGCTCTGGCCCGCCAGCAGGCCCTGCAGCATGCACAGACCCTGGCCCATGCCCCTCCCCAGACGCTGCAGCACCCTCAGGGTATCCCGCCACCCCAGGCACTGTCCCACCCTCAGAGCCTCCAGCAGCCTCAGGGCCTGGGCCACCCTCAGCCCATGGCCCAAACCCAGGGCTTGGTCCACCCTCAGGCCCTGGCTCACCAGGGTCTCCAGCACCCCCACAATCCCTTGCTGCATGGAGGCCGGAAGATGCCAGACTCAGATGCCCCCCCGAATGTGACCGTGTCTACCTCAACTATCCCCCTTTCAATGGCGGCCACTCTGCAGCACAGCCAGCCCCCGGACCTGAGTAGCATCGTGCACCAGATCAACCAGTTTTGCCAGACGAGGGCAGGCATCAGCACTACCTCAGTGTGTGAGGGCCAGATCGCCAACCCCAGCCCCATTAGTCGCAGTCTGCTCATCAATGCAAGCACCCGGGTGTCGACCCACAGCGTCCCCACACCAATGCCTTCATGTGTGGTCAATCCCATGGAGCACACCCATGCGGCCACTGCCGCGTTGCCTGCTGCAGGTCCTGTCAACCTGCCCACAGGCATCTCTCGCGCCCCCACTGGCTACCCTAGCGACCTCAAGCCAGTCACCTGGAACCAGCACCAGCTGGCCCACCTACAACAGATGTGCAGCGAGGCTGGTGGGACGCCAGCCCCTGGCCTGACAGGCAAGCATGCAGCAGGACGCGAGTTGGCAGGGCCTGGCTTTGTGGGCAAAGCCCCTGCCTACCCGCAAGAACTCTGCCTGGCGCCGTCCTTCCATCTGAAGCCACCCCTGGAAAAGCCGACCCCATCCCCACCAGTCAACGGCATGGCAGCCCCATTGGCCTACCCCAATGGCCACTACTTCCAACCCCTGTGGAACAACATTCTGCCCACTCCCAATAGCGACAGCTCGGGGTCTCAGGACCTCGCCATGCCGTTCCACGGTGGGCAGCCCACAGGTGCACCCCTCGACTGTGCAGCAGCTCCCGGGGCCCACTACCGAGCAGGGACCGGGGGCGGTCCAGTGGCAAGCCAGAACAGCTTAATGCAAACAGTGGATTACCTAAGTGGGGATTTCCAACAGGCCTGCTTCCGAGAACAGAGCCTGGCCATGCTGAGCAAGGCCCACCGAGCCCCTGGCAACCGAGCCCCCGATCCCACAGAGAGTCGAAGTCTTCATATTCAGCACCCAGGGTATAGATAG